TACTGGTGCGTCGAGGCGGTGGCTGCCGTGAAAGCGTTCGGCCTGGACGACAGCCTCTGCGTAGGACACCCTCATTATCCGGGCGATCTTCTTCGCCCCGAACAGGTCACAGCGCCCGACGTGTCGCGCCTCCTGCCCGACTTGGCGGCAACGATCGGCGCTCCACCTGAACCGCCGTTCACAGGTGAGCCGCGTCACCTTACAAAGTGGGAAGCGTTCAAGATGCTGGTCAAGAGCAAGCTGAACTCCTAGCGAGACATCGGCGGGACCAACGATGCGCGAGACAGCCTGTCGTTCAGGCGGCCGCGACGTCAACATCCGCACCACGACCACCACCAACCAAGTCGGCCCGAACGGCAACATCCGAATCGACCGCGTGGCGGGCCTCTATTGAGGAGAAACCAAAGGACGAGTTGAAGAACGCGATCCTGGTGGAGTTCGGGGCCATGATGTGTCCTTGAAAAGGAGGCAACTTCACTCGGCCAAGAGCCGCATCGATCTGCACACTGCTGGAACAAGACAGGTTGCTTCGGGACGAATTCGAGGCAGTTCATTCCCCTTAAGCCGCCACGAATGCCCCGTGCAACCCCAGCGGCAAGGCGCGGGGCAGGACCGCCTGCGCCACCGGCCCCGCGCCCAGCCGGTCAGCCTCGAAGCAGGACAGCACCGTCTTCCCTCGCGCCAGGTCGAGCACGGTTCCCAGAACCCAGCCCGGCCGCCGGCCGTCGGGCACGAAGACATGCTCCTCCACCATCGCCTGCGGCCCGTACACGAAGCGCTGCGAGCGGCCGGTCTCGACATCGGTGCGCGCGATCGCGCCGAAGCCCGGCCGCCCCTTCACCTGCTGCGTCGCATGCACCACGCTGCGGTGACGCAGCCCCACGCGGCGCGGATCGATGCGCGGGAACTCCGCCTCGAGTTCCAGGACGTTCTGCGTGGCGCGGCCGGTGCCGAGGTCCAGGGTGGCCACGGTCAGGCGGGGTTCGGCGCTCCTCACCAGGCGCCCGCGCATCAGTTCGCGGTTGGTGGTGAAGATCGAGCTCGCATCCTCCGAGCGCGCGTAGTCGATGTGGATCCGCGTGCCGCCCGGCGTGGCCTCTTCCCATGCGTTGCCCACATGGAACAGGAAGCCGGCCGGCAGCGTCAGCAACTGCCGCTTGTCCCAGTCCTTCTTGTCGATGACGAGGGCACGCATGCCCAGCTCGGGCCGCCACACGTGCGCATCGAGGAAGCTGGTACCAGCGGCCCGTCGCTTGCCCTCGCTGTCGTAGACCAGCGGCGGCATCAGGAAGACCAGGTGCCGCTCGGTCACGGCGAAGTCGTGGACCATCGGCAGGTCGGCCACCGGCACCGCGGCGGCGCGGCGCAACCGGCCCTCGGGCCCGATCTCGTAGAGCGCCAGCAGCGCCTGGGCGCTGCCGATGCCGAAGTTCCAGACCGTGCCGTCCGGGTCCACCTTGGGGTGGGCCGAGAAGGGCATGCCTGCGAGGTCGGCGCGCCAGGTCTTCGGGCCCAGCGTGTCGAGCGTGCGCGCGTCGATGCGCGTGGCGGAGCCACCTTCCCACAAGGCGAGCACTTCGCCCTGCAGCGGCAGCACGCTGGTGTTGGCGACATTGATGCTGTCGGCCGATGTGGGCGGCTCGACGCCCGGCGGCACCGTGCCGAAGGCCTCGGTCAGCCGCCGGCCGGCGCGCACCTCGGCCACGCGCTTGGGCGTGGCGACGTAGCGGCCCTGGTGATGCACCTGGCGTCCCTCGATGACGAGGCGCTGCACCATGCCGTCGCCGTCGAACCAGTGGTGGTAGCGCTGGCCGCCCAGGTCG
Above is a window of Variovorax sp. RA8 DNA encoding:
- a CDS encoding carotenoid oxygenase family protein; this encodes MQRRELLRLLATAGATPLLAPLLAHAATADDWQSDFEASDAPWKLGFASAPGDLPLAPAQVRGRFPDAVAGTLYRIGPAGHDLGGQRYHHWFDGDGMVQRLVIEGRQVHHQGRYVATPKRVAEVRAGRRLTEAFGTVPPGVEPPTSADSINVANTSVLPLQGEVLALWEGGSATRIDARTLDTLGPKTWRADLAGMPFSAHPKVDPDGTVWNFGIGSAQALLALYEIGPEGRLRRAAAVPVADLPMVHDFAVTERHLVFLMPPLVYDSEGKRRAAGTSFLDAHVWRPELGMRALVIDKKDWDKRQLLTLPAGFLFHVGNAWEEATPGGTRIHIDYARSEDASSIFTTNRELMRGRLVRSAEPRLTVATLDLGTGRATQNVLELEAEFPRIDPRRVGLRHRSVVHATQQVKGRPGFGAIARTDVETGRSQRFVYGPQAMVEEHVFVPDGRRPGWVLGTVLDLARGKTVLSCFEADRLGAGPVAQAVLPRALPLGLHGAFVAA